The Longimicrobiaceae bacterium genome contains the following window.
GATGTAGCAGTTTCGTTTGCCCCCGGCGGACAGCGCGCCTATCGTGCTTACCGGCTGTAAGCGTCGTGAGACAGCTCCTCAGCGCGTGACCGAGAACGTCACCTCTCCAACGCTCCGCCGATGAACGACTCGGGCAAGCTCGATGGGCGGTTTCGCGAGGCGGTGGGAGCCCTCGATGCGGGGGACCTGGGCGAGCTGGAGCGGCTGCTCGCGGCGCATCCCGCACTGGTCCGCGAACGGCTGGATGCGCCGGGCGACTGGCTGCGCGGGGTCGTGGGCGGGGCGCTGGACGGGTACTTCCGGCACCCGTACCTGCTCTGGTTCGTCGCGGGTAACCCGGTCCGGAACGAGAGGCTGCCTGCGAACGTCGCGGAGATGGCGCGCGCGATCATCCGCGCGGCGGAGCGCGAGTGCGTACCCAGCCTGCCCGAGCAGATCGCCTACACGCTGGGGCTCGTGTGTACCGGCCGCGTGCCGCGCGAGAGCGGAGTGCAGATCGAGCTGATCGACGTGCTGGTGGATGCGGGCGCGGAGCCGGGCTCGGGCACGGGCGCGCTCGCCGGCGGCAACCTCGCCGCGGCCGGGCACCTGATCGAGCGGGGAGGGAGGATGACGCTCGCCGCCGCCGTCTGCCTCGGCCGCACCGCCGATGCGGAGCGCCTGGCTCCACGGGCGACCGCGGAGGAGAGGCAGACGGCGCTCGCGGCCGCTGCCTTGAACGGCAACGCCGCGGGGGTGATGATGGTGCTCGGCTTCGGTGTGGAGATGGACGCCTTCGGGACGGATTTCCACCCGCACCGAACGGCCCTGCACCACGCCGTGTCCTCCGGCTCGCTGGACACGGTCAAGGTGCTCGTGGAGGCAAGGGCGCAGCTCGGGCAGCGCGATAAAGTCTACGACGGCACGCCACTCGACTGGGCGGAGCACCTGGGCTTCGACGAGATCGCCCGCTTCCTGCGGGAGCGCGGCGCACCTTCGTAGCGGAGTCTCCAGTATCCAACGAACGAAAGAGCACCGGGACGATGCGCATCGTCCCGGTGCTCTTTGCATGTGCGCCGCTGCCGTACCGAGCGGAGACGGAGACTTCCAACGTCTGCGGACCGGCCGAGCCTACGACAGCTCGGTGAAGCGGACGATGTAGCCGTTGAGGCGCTCGGAGACTTCGCCGAGGGCGGCGACGGCTT
Protein-coding sequences here:
- a CDS encoding ankyrin repeat domain-containing protein, whose protein sequence is MNDSGKLDGRFREAVGALDAGDLGELERLLAAHPALVRERLDAPGDWLRGVVGGALDGYFRHPYLLWFVAGNPVRNERLPANVAEMARAIIRAAERECVPSLPEQIAYTLGLVCTGRVPRESGVQIELIDVLVDAGAEPGSGTGALAGGNLAAAGHLIERGGRMTLAAAVCLGRTADAERLAPRATAEERQTALAAAALNGNAAGVMMVLGFGVEMDAFGTDFHPHRTALHHAVSSGSLDTVKVLVEARAQLGQRDKVYDGTPLDWAEHLGFDEIARFLRERGAPS